CGTCATCGAGGCTGAGGCCATCGCCTATGTGCGCGGTCTGCTGAAGCCACCGTTACCCAGAGACCAGACCTGGTCGGCGATCGGGGCGGGGGCGATGCTGGCCGTGGCCTCGCTGGCGCTGGCCTTCGCCATGCTGACGGCGCCGGCGCCGGGTAGCCCGGGACCGAAGGCGCGGGTGGAGATGCCATCGGGGTAATCCCTCTCCCGCTTGTCGGGAGAAGGAATCCGCAGAGTCAGTGCGCCTTCGCCGGCTTTTCCTGGCGGTACTTGGCCGCTTCGGCCGGGGTGATGTCCATGAAGCCGGGGACCACCGCATTGTAGGCCGTCTCGTTGCGGGTGCGGGCGACGACCTCGCGGTGGCCTTCCCAGATCATGTGCAGGGCGACGTAGAGGACGATGGCCAGGCCGACGTAGCCGATCCAGCGGTGCTTGTGCAGCAGCTTGGCGATCCAGGTGGCGGCGACGCCCATCAGGGCGATGCTGAGCAACAGGCCGAAGACCATGATGGCCGGGTGCTCGCGGGCAGCGCCGGCCACGGCCAGGACGTTGTCCAGGCTCATCGAGACGTCGGCGATGAGGATCTGGATGAAGGCGGCCTTGAAGGACTTGGCCGGTTTGACGTTCGGCACGGTATTGGGATCGTTGTCGAGCGCGGCCTGGGCCTGTTCCTCGCCATCGGAGGCGGTGTCGCGCATCTCGCGCCACATCTTCCAGCAGACCCAGAGGAGCAGAACGCCACCGGCCAGCAGCAGGCCGATGATGGCCAGCAGTTGCACGGTGAGCAGGGCGAAGCCGATGCGCAGGACCACGGCGGCGATCAGGCCGTAGAAGATCGCCTTCTTGCGCTGTTCCTGCGGCAGGCCGCCGGCGGCCAGGCCGACGGCGACGGCGTTGTCGCCGGCGAGGACCAGGTCGATCATCAGGACCTGCAGAAGGGCGGCGCCGGCGGCGGCCGGATCGGTCCCGAGGACGGTCTGTATAAGGCTGTCGAACATGGGCCCTCAATGCGTCAGCCGCCGGTCCCTTGCAAGGACCGACGGCTGTCGTTCTTCACCTCGGCCGACGCAAGGTCAGGCGTGTTCCGGCTCGCGGGCCGGGGCCGGA
The nucleotide sequence above comes from Caulobacter sp. NIBR1757. Encoded proteins:
- a CDS encoding TerC family protein; the encoded protein is MFDSLIQTVLGTDPAAAGAALLQVLMIDLVLAGDNAVAVGLAAGGLPQEQRKKAIFYGLIAAVVLRIGFALLTVQLLAIIGLLLAGGVLLLWVCWKMWREMRDTASDGEEQAQAALDNDPNTVPNVKPAKSFKAAFIQILIADVSMSLDNVLAVAGAAREHPAIMVFGLLLSIALMGVAATWIAKLLHKHRWIGYVGLAIVLYVALHMIWEGHREVVARTRNETAYNAVVPGFMDITPAEAAKYRQEKPAKAH